A DNA window from Clostridium pasteurianum contains the following coding sequences:
- a CDS encoding AraC family transcriptional regulator: protein MFSYITGISLSEYIRRRRMTEAAFDLQSGNKKVMDIGLKYSYKSPTAFNRAFQSVHGVSPTAARIHGTPLTSYPPISFSISITGSENMNYKIETKKAMRVVGVRTALQEDMDENQKIAPAFWDKMLKNTLFCDICNLTNKEPNGILGITSYKDPQNIYYYIGAPTDKPVPKA from the coding sequence ATGTTTTCCTACATTACAGGTATATCTTTATCAGAATATATACGCAGAAGGCGCATGACAGAAGCAGCTTTTGATTTGCAGAGTGGTAATAAAAAAGTAATGGATATAGGTCTAAAATACAGCTACAAATCGCCAACAGCCTTTAACCGTGCATTTCAAAGTGTTCATGGTGTTTCTCCAACTGCTGCACGTATACACGGGACGCCATTAACTTCTTATCCACCCATAAGTTTTTCAATATCAATTACAGGAAGTGAAAATATGAATTATAAAATTGAAACAAAAAAAGCAATGAGAGTTGTTGGAGTTAGAACTGCCCTTCAAGAGGACATGGACGAAAACCAGAAAATTGCTCCTGCCTTCTGGGATAAAATGCTTAAAAATACACTGTTTTGTGACATATGTAACCTTACAAACAAGGAACCAAATGGAATTCTAGGTATCACCTCTTATAAAGACCCGCAGAACATTTATTACTACATTGGAGCTCCAACAGATAAACCTGTACCAAAAGCATGA
- a CDS encoding ABC transporter ATP-binding protein translates to MLAIEINNLFKQYKNGVKALDNLSLTVNCGEIFSLLGPNGAGKSSLINILTTFCKPTSGKVTMLGKDLCKYPSWIRKQIACAAQNVSIDDHLSLMENMMFQSRLYKVNNAEAKKRTDSLIENFGLSQYLKYPVASYSGGIKRRLDIAMNMVSMPKILFLDEPTVGMDIISRKAMWRIIQKIRDDFKTTIFLTTHYLEEADKLSDTICIMKEGHELIHGTPENLKQYIKQNMFRIGFSNKEMAKSYAKMLKYSSINIRENSIFIDNEDNEETFKDINKWLLEKNIPFEALEIVHPSLEDVFLKLTNAERR, encoded by the coding sequence ATGCTGGCAATTGAAATTAATAATCTCTTTAAGCAATATAAAAACGGCGTTAAGGCCTTGGATAATCTAAGCTTAACAGTAAACTGCGGTGAAATATTTTCTTTACTTGGTCCTAACGGTGCAGGTAAATCCTCACTTATTAATATTCTTACAACTTTTTGCAAGCCAACCTCCGGTAAGGTAACTATGCTGGGAAAGGACTTATGTAAATATCCTTCCTGGATTCGAAAACAAATTGCCTGTGCCGCACAGAATGTTTCTATTGATGATCATCTATCCCTTATGGAAAATATGATGTTTCAAAGCAGGCTTTATAAGGTTAATAATGCAGAAGCAAAAAAGAGAACAGATTCCCTAATTGAAAACTTCGGACTATCTCAATATTTAAAATATCCTGTGGCTTCTTATTCTGGCGGCATAAAACGGAGACTAGACATTGCAATGAATATGGTATCCATGCCTAAAATACTATTTTTAGATGAACCAACAGTAGGTATGGATATTATATCCCGAAAAGCCATGTGGAGAATTATACAAAAAATTAGAGATGATTTTAAAACAACTATTTTCCTAACCACCCATTATCTTGAGGAAGCTGATAAGCTAAGCGATACAATTTGTATTATGAAAGAAGGACATGAATTAATACATGGTACTCCTGAGAATTTAAAGCAGTACATCAAGCAAAATATGTTTCGAATTGGTTTCTCTAATAAGGAAATGGCAAAAAGCTATGCAAAAATGCTAAAATATTCATCCATAAATATCAGGGAAAATTCAATTTTTATAGATAATGAAGATAATGAAGAAACTTTTAAAGATATCAATAAGTGGCTTTTAGAAAAAAACATTCCCTTTGAAGCTCTTGAAATTGTACATCCAAGTCTTGAAGATGTATTCCTAAAGTTAACTAATGCAGAAAGAAGGTAA
- a CDS encoding ABC transporter permease: MQKEGNTMDTMNILWRNIKWRFQNPISILLTIIQPLIWLILYSSIANESMQNISKENYTSFILPGIMVLVTLGSCCSSGYINFIMKSKGSFYRILIAPVKRSSIVLGQMLEAVLVSFIEAAIMLVLSLLMSVHIASGFIGLLLMIPLIFITAFFMSGLCYAISLSLPNEIIYETLMNLIVLSVFFASTALFPINSISGGLKVAVLLNPFTHIINCLRSLILGTSINWKSILSVLGLFTCLCCLSFTLALYKLKKEMKN, from the coding sequence ATGCAGAAAGAAGGTAACACTATGGACACAATGAATATTTTATGGCGCAATATAAAATGGCGCTTCCAAAATCCTATTTCCATTTTACTTACCATAATACAGCCCCTTATTTGGCTGATACTATACAGTTCGATTGCAAATGAGTCCATGCAGAATATATCAAAAGAAAACTATACTTCATTTATTTTACCTGGAATCATGGTGCTTGTTACACTAGGCTCATGCTGCAGCAGTGGTTATATCAATTTTATTATGAAATCTAAAGGCAGCTTTTATAGAATACTGATAGCACCTGTAAAACGAAGCTCTATTGTCTTAGGGCAAATGCTTGAAGCAGTTTTAGTTTCATTTATTGAAGCCGCCATAATGCTCGTATTATCCTTACTAATGTCAGTACACATTGCATCTGGATTTATTGGACTGCTTCTAATGATTCCCCTAATTTTTATTACCGCATTCTTTATGTCTGGATTATGCTATGCAATCAGTTTAAGCTTGCCAAATGAAATTATTTATGAAACACTTATGAATCTCATTGTACTATCTGTTTTCTTTGCCAGTACAGCACTATTCCCCATAAATAGCATCTCAGGAGGTCTAAAAGTTGCAGTACTGCTCAATCCCTTTACTCATATTATAAATTGCCTTAGAAGTTTAATTTTAGGTACATCTATAAATTGGAAAAGCATATTATCTGTGCTTGGCTTATTTACATGCCTTTGCTGCTTAAGTTTCACACTGGCGCTTTATAAATTAAAAAAAGAAATGAAAAATTAA
- a CDS encoding GyrI-like domain-containing protein gives MDYKIEIKDIEPIRVAFMKYKGIVTNANKVFPNVFKSIHGKVNGAPFFCYYTMNPKTKMGELELCVPTAESPNTNGIMVKEMPRIKAVCATHIGPYGNMNLAYEAINEYARENNLTLQPPFREVYIKGPGMLLKGNPKKYITEIIFPIKEED, from the coding sequence ATGGATTATAAAATTGAAATTAAAGATATTGAACCTATAAGAGTAGCATTTATGAAGTATAAAGGGATTGTCACTAATGCAAATAAGGTATTTCCAAATGTTTTTAAATCCATACATGGCAAAGTAAATGGAGCGCCTTTTTTCTGCTATTATACTATGAATCCAAAAACTAAAATGGGCGAATTAGAATTATGTGTTCCTACTGCTGAATCGCCAAATACAAACGGCATTATGGTGAAGGAAATGCCTCGAATAAAAGCGGTCTGCGCTACTCACATTGGTCCTTATGGGAATATGAATCTTGCATATGAAGCAATTAATGAGTATGCACGTGAAAATAATCTTACTCTCCAACCACCATTTCGTGAAGTTTATATAAAAGGTCCTGGAATGCTTTTAAAAGGCAACCCAAAAAAGTACATTACAGAAATTATATTTCCTATTAAAGAGGAGGACTAA
- a CDS encoding GyrI-like domain-containing protein produces MIELEIPAATWVVFQCNGRFKESVQSIFKKFLTEWLPFSGYEYAELPDIEVYPINSKETKSGHIEVWIAIKKERSEK; encoded by the coding sequence ATGATTGAACTTGAAATACCTGCTGCCACCTGGGTAGTATTCCAATGTAATGGACGTTTTAAGGAATCAGTTCAAAGCATATTTAAAAAATTTCTTACAGAATGGCTTCCATTCTCGGGCTATGAATACGCAGAACTTCCCGATATAGAGGTGTATCCTATTAACTCCAAAGAAACCAAAAGTGGACATATTGAAGTCTGGATAGCAATAAAAAAAGAAAGAAGTGAAAAGTAA
- a CDS encoding YgiQ family radical SAM protein, which yields MKLCKEFLPINKEDLKKRNIDELDFIIVSGDAYVDHPSFGTAIIGRTLESQGFTVGIIAQPDWHSCDDFKRLGKPKYGFLVNSGNIDSMVNHYTAAKKTRHEDLYSPGGEAGHRPDRAVIVYCNRIREAYKDTAIAIGGIEASLRRFAHYDYWDNKVRRSILVDSKADLLMYGMGEKTVVQIADLLKYGDNIKNITTVRGTCYLTHDISNIKDAVTVPSFEDVSTDKNAYGEAYKLEYYEQDSINGRTIIQKHGDRYLVQNPPQENLTQEEMDITYNLPYTRTYHPIYEAKGGIPAIKEVRFSITSHRGCFGSCSFCALTFHQGRVIQNRSQESIIDEAKLLTTLPDFKGYIHDVGGPTANFRHRACKKQIKYGTCKNRQCMFPEPCKNLIIDHTEYLSLLKKVRKLPGVKKVFIRSGIRYDYLIHDKNDAFFKELCEHHISGQLKVAPEHVVPRVLNQMGKPTREIYDRFVNKYFQINKKLDKKQFLVPYLMSSHPGSDLNAAIELALYIKEMGYTPEQVQDFYPTPGSLSTTMYYTGFNPITGEKVYVPKTQEEKAMQRALIQFAVPKNYQKVKKALIKAHREDLIGNDKGCLIGFAPKKLGYQGKHNKNTAKKVSEHEGKNDNATSNRKSKYQSNGKLSNSRNNKPSRKNGNKKRRVH from the coding sequence ATGAAACTTTGCAAGGAATTTTTACCTATTAATAAAGAAGACTTAAAAAAAAGAAATATTGATGAGCTAGATTTTATTATTGTTTCAGGTGATGCATATGTAGATCATCCTTCCTTTGGAACTGCTATTATAGGTAGAACACTTGAATCACAAGGCTTTACTGTTGGAATCATAGCTCAGCCCGACTGGCACAGCTGTGATGACTTTAAAAGACTTGGCAAACCTAAATATGGATTTTTAGTTAACTCAGGAAATATAGATTCTATGGTTAATCACTATACCGCTGCAAAGAAAACAAGGCATGAAGATTTATACTCTCCCGGCGGCGAAGCAGGTCATAGACCAGACAGAGCTGTTATTGTTTACTGCAATAGAATACGTGAAGCCTATAAGGATACAGCCATTGCAATTGGAGGAATAGAAGCAAGTCTTAGGCGTTTTGCCCACTATGATTATTGGGATAATAAAGTGCGCCGCAGCATTCTTGTGGATTCAAAAGCTGATTTACTAATGTACGGCATGGGTGAAAAAACCGTTGTACAAATTGCAGACTTATTAAAATATGGCGATAATATAAAAAATATTACTACTGTTCGTGGAACCTGTTACTTAACACATGATATATCTAACATTAAAGATGCTGTCACAGTTCCATCCTTTGAAGATGTATCAACTGATAAAAATGCCTATGGAGAAGCTTACAAATTAGAATATTATGAGCAGGATTCTATAAATGGAAGAACCATAATTCAAAAGCACGGTGATAGATATTTGGTTCAAAATCCACCTCAAGAAAATTTGACACAGGAAGAAATGGATATAACCTATAACCTTCCATATACTAGAACCTACCATCCAATATATGAAGCTAAAGGCGGAATACCTGCAATAAAAGAAGTTAGATTTTCAATAACGAGCCATAGGGGCTGCTTCGGTTCATGTTCCTTTTGCGCATTAACTTTCCATCAAGGAAGAGTTATTCAAAATAGAAGCCAGGAATCAATAATCGATGAAGCAAAGCTTTTAACTACTTTACCTGATTTTAAGGGATATATTCACGATGTTGGAGGTCCTACTGCAAACTTCAGGCATAGAGCCTGCAAAAAGCAAATAAAGTACGGAACCTGCAAAAATAGACAGTGTATGTTTCCTGAACCTTGTAAAAACTTAATAATAGATCACACTGAATATCTTTCACTATTAAAAAAGGTTAGAAAACTTCCCGGTGTAAAGAAAGTATTTATTCGTTCAGGTATTAGATATGACTACTTAATACATGATAAAAATGATGCATTCTTTAAAGAATTATGTGAACATCATATTAGCGGCCAGTTAAAGGTTGCTCCAGAGCACGTTGTTCCAAGAGTATTAAACCAAATGGGTAAGCCTACAAGAGAAATTTACGATAGATTTGTAAATAAATATTTTCAAATAAATAAAAAGTTAGATAAAAAACAATTTTTAGTTCCTTATTTAATGTCTTCTCACCCTGGCTCTGATTTAAATGCTGCCATAGAGCTTGCATTATACATAAAAGAAATGGGATATACACCAGAGCAGGTACAGGATTTCTACCCAACCCCTGGAAGTTTGTCAACTACTATGTATTACACTGGTTTTAATCCTATAACTGGCGAAAAAGTTTATGTTCCAAAAACGCAGGAAGAAAAAGCAATGCAAAGAGCCTTAATACAGTTTGCTGTACCTAAAAATTATCAAAAGGTTAAAAAGGCTTTAATAAAAGCTCATAGAGAAGACTTAATTGGTAATGACAAGGGCTGTTTAATAGGATTTGCTCCAAAAAAGCTAGGCTATCAAGGAAAGCATAATAAAAATACTGCTAAAAAAGTAAGTGAGCATGAGGGTAAAAATGATAATGCAACTTCAAATAGAAAGTCTAAATATCAATCAAATGGTAAGTTAAGTAATTCAAGAAATAATAAGCCTTCACGTAAGAATGGAAATAAAAAAAGAAGAGTTCATTAA